The DNA window gcatgctagcaggtaacgggctacgatagactgaccatacgtcctcttttcaccggacatgtcctcttttgcggagctgtcagggcggtgtttcttaaatgcctcaaatgtccggcattttgagttagggttgcgtgtattttcaatgttcgttcagggttaagaaggggttaaaaacaaaacaaattgtgcgcgtagCAGctttcgtgagggaggggcagagacacagagagagagagagttatgataaacgcgcatgcgtcgccaggctctgctttttatccatagatttatcagattcaattttttattatctatagcaggggtgtcaatagtgtgccccagaggccatttgcggcccacagctaatgttttaaaggcccacggcacattctaaaaatactattaaaataaacaaaaacataacaaaagtgaaataaaaaagcttaaaggttaaatgtaatttagaaaaagttgactaataaaacaaagctgtttttctttctttcaaactgccattgctcaaaacataatattgaatcaaaatcaatgttattatgaattattgacctatccaaggttccgattacttcacatcaaatattccactaagaaaaatatttttggtggaagattttgcaaatttggtaaataaataacccaaaatgtatattttgttttcttactataccgaaaatgaaccgaactgtgacctccaaaccgaggtatgtaccgaagcaacatttttgtgtaccgttgcaCTCCTGATTTTATGTTTACGCATCATGTCCTCTTTAAACATCCTCTAGCTCCAGATTATAAGAATACGTCGACAATACATCATGCACGTTTCCCCTGATCATCTGTCTTCAAAACTAAAACGTGTGTCAGGTGGACTAATGAGTTCTCACATGAGTGTTTTAATCAAAGCAGCAAACTAATGCACCTTCCAGCCTGGAACATCCTTCATGAGAACCGCCTCTTCTTCCAAATTTTGCCTCATCATGCGTAAGGTCCTGCCAAAGAAATAAGACACATTTATTTGAGCTATGTGCCCAGGCATGGGATATATGTCAGCAAGTCGAGGCATGGCGTCTATTATTGGAGGAACTATGCATGTTTTTAATGCTCCAATCACCTGCGGTCTTGTTCGGCGTAAATCAGTGGCATCATCGCTATCCTGGCTTCCAGATCTTCAATTTGCAAGCGCCTGgaagacataaaaaaaacatggccTGAGGTGCACCAACACTTTTCTCCAAAATACAACCGCCATTCCTTACTGTCTTTCCCGGTTCCACTTGAACAGTCTCCAATAACCGAAAAACATGACGCCGATGCCAATTCCAAACATGCTATAACCTGGTGAAGAAGGACCGGGATTATGTTCAGTGTAAAGTAGTCATTCGCCAATTTAGAGGTCACCTGTGTGAAGTCGGCCCCTCGCCAAACTCTGTCGAAATAGTCTCAATCAAATGGTTGTTTGTGCTGTTTTCGTTTCTGTTATTAAAGATTATTTTATAGGTCAATCAAAAAACAGCCTGTGCAGGTTTGTGCCAGGTGATGCCCTCCAGACATTGGGTTAGAGGCAGGGAAACGCTGACCTTTAATAACTCAAAAAGTGCAGGACAATCCACTGTTTTAcctgcacacaacaaggaggctATTTTGGTATAACCTGGAACACAAATCCGACTGTTGTATGGCTACAAAGAAATCCAGTTGTCTG is part of the Nerophis lumbriciformis linkage group LG19, RoL_Nlum_v2.1, whole genome shotgun sequence genome and encodes:
- the ndufa13 gene encoding NADH dehydrogenase [ubiquinone] 1 alpha subcomplex subunit 13: MAGSKVKQDMPPAGGYAAFDYKRNLPRRGLSGYSMFGIGIGVMFFGYWRLFKWNRERQRLQIEDLEARIAMMPLIYAEQDRRTLRMMRQNLEEEAVLMKDVPGWKVGESVYHTDRWVTPLSEELFNLRPREEYTQHRFGFLQYL